The Pochonia chlamydosporia 170 chromosome 1, whole genome shotgun sequence genome window below encodes:
- a CDS encoding ctl transporter (similar to Aspergillus oryzae RIB40 XP_001727948.1), which translates to MFSEYASRFLAQSQSRLSGFAGQGDNDNPRSNDWPPSRPGRTQRDGGRGSTATRSFLARGYGGNPYQQNGSGSRFGNLGFASRISAAQDAPLFHSTLDEFREEDDEEEREREAADLFALQRSRRVAAAGKLAESTESANSHASIEDSAGDVDNPYRERAFGRGIRSSWNGARSSHQPRLAGDTLYEEAEELSKSGEGRQHPETSRNPQAKGKMVDVGLDSQEDGDEDGDDDPPESLLGGEDPNDSSPPPFQRFKSQPEQEPFMPRRTSTTESDLSSIRRNDPEEYEVAQPGNLLTEGELFRHDPFFAWIYLITFAGMMSTFVLVWLHTSPQKSPVGDTIYATLQKSFDMLAVDTVVSIFVSFIWLAALRSFVRPLVSVILIAVPVIMLSFSLYTFISSFKGRTHGTSLQDSVMRWFSLIPAASCVLWLWLVVKGRRAIHQAIEILQFSSKILAQNPGLLIIGFGCLALIVVWTWAWLAMFTRVFMGGYFSKSLVRFIIQMSSWWLGAAFIFMYMWTLAVINAVHRATTAATVSQWYFHRNAGPITPSREIVAAALSHATTTIFGSICQSTLLSLLIRAPLLFLPRRIGGAITNLAGFWIPTPIVALTNPLTVTYGAIHSQSLAVSARGLDQMEIVSPTIPTTTLTPRALRLRGQANGLLPYRLAKLLLVATRLIMATGLGFAGWVITAKQLRIQLPEGTGIRGSAYAYIVGIMASFIGYSVMGAMEGILSGIVDGVLICYGSERRMERGHGRYCLEAAYLFGERRIEEDLGYA; encoded by the exons ATGTTTTCAGAAT ATGCGTCACGGTTCTTAGCACAGTCTCAGTCTAGGCTGTCAGGGTTTGCAGGACAAGGCGATAATGACAACCCCCGATCCAACGACTGGCCACCGTCACGGCCCGGACGAACCCAGCGAGACGGCGGCAGAGGAAGCACGGCAACTCGGTCGTTTTTAGCTAGAGGATACGGCGGTAATCCCTATCAACAAAACGGCAGCGGCTCAAGGTTTGGCAATCTAGGATTCGCCTCGCGGATATCAGCAGCACAAGATGCACCACTATTTCACAGCACACTTGACGAGTTCcgggaagaagatgacgaggaggagcgAGAACGAGAAGCCGCAGATTTGTTTGCCTTACAACGGTCACGGAGGGTGGCGGCCGCAGGTAAACTAGCAGAGAGTACCGAATCGGCCAACAGTCATGCATCTATCGAGGACAGCGCTGGAGATGTGGACAATCCATACCGAGAACGTGCATTTGGCCGAGGCATAAGGAGTAGCTGGAACGGGGCCAGAAGCTCGCACCAACCACGTTTGGCTGGCGATACATTGTACGAAGAGGCCGAGGAACTTTCGAAATCGGGCGAGGGGCGCCAACATCCGGAAACCAGTAGGAACCCGCAGGCCAAGGGCAAAATGGTTGACGTGGGACTCGATTCTCAAGAAGATGGTGACGAAGATGGGGATGACGATCCGCCCGAGTCTCTACTGGGAGGCGAGGATCCAAATGACTCTAGCCCCCCGCCTTTCCAACGATTCAAGTCCCAACCAGAACAGGAACCTTTTATGCCGAGGCGAACATCTACGACTGAATCCGATCTTAGCAGTATCCGAAGGAACGATCCAGAGGAATATGAAGTGGCCCAACCAGGCAACTTGTTGACTGAGGGCGAGCTATTTCGGCATGACCCATTCTTTGCTTGGATCTATCTCATCACCTTTGCGGGCATGATGTCGACTTTTGTCTTGGTGTGGCTACACACGTCTCCGCAAAAGAGCCCAGTCGGTGACACCATATACGCAACGCTGCAGAAGTCGTTTGATATGCTGGCAGTGGATACCGTTGTGTCCATCTTCGTATCATTCATATGGCTCGCGGCCCTTCGATCCTTTGTTCGGCCGCTCGTCAGCGTAATTTTGATTGCGGTGCCAGTAATTATGCTGTCATTCTCACTATACACATTTATATCATCGTTCAAGGGAAGAACACACGGAACAAGCCTCCAAGACTCCGTAATGAGGTGGTTCTCGCTCATCCCTGCGGCATCGTGCGTGTTGTGGCTATGGCTGGTTGTAAAGGGTCGCCGGGCCATCCACCAGGCCATTGAGATTTTGCAGTTTTCGTCCAAGATTCTCGCACAGAACCCGGGCCTCCTCATCATTGGCTTTGGGTGTCTGGCGCTGATTGTCGTTTGGACCTGGGCATGGCTTGCCATGTTCACGCGCGTCTTTATGGGTGGTTACTTCTCCAAGTCGCTGGTGAGATTCATCATTCAAATGTCGAGCTGGTGGCTCGGGGCTGCCTTTATCTTCATGTACATGTGGACGCTGGCAGTCATCAATGCCGTCCATCGTGCAACCACTGCCGCCACGGTTTCGCAGTGGTATTTCCACCGCAATGCTGGCCCTATCACACCATCTAGAGAAATCGTTGCGGCTGCTCTGAGCCACGCTACTACGACAatctttggcagcatctGCCAGTCTACACTGCTCTCGCTGTTGATTCGTGCACCCTTACTGTTTCTCCCTAGGCGGATTGGAGGTGCGATCACAAACTTGGCAGGATTCTGGATTCCGACGCCGATTGTGGCTCTTACAAACCCCTTGACAGTTACGTACGGCGCAATTCACTCTCAGAGCCTTGCGGTTTCGGCAAGAGGATTAGACCAGATGGAAATTGTGTCCCCCACGATACCCACGACAACACTTACACCTCGAGCCCTGCGGCTCCGGGGACAAGCCAACGGACTGCTTCCGTACCGGCTGGCAAAGCTTCTACTGGTGGCGACGAGACTGATCATGGCAACGGGGCTCGGTTTTGCAGGCTGGGTCATTACTGCGAAACAACTCCGTATCCAGCTCCCCGAGGGTACGGGCATCCGTGGGTCTGCCTACGCATACATTGTCGGCATCATGGCCAGTTTTATTGGGTACTCGGTTATGGGCGCCATGGAAGGTATCCTAAGCGgcattgttgatggcgtcCTCATCTGCTATGGCAGTGAGAGGCGTATGGAGAGAGGCCACGGGCGGTATTGCCTCGAGGCAGCGTATCTATTTGGGGAGCGGAGAATTGAAGAAGACCTGGGATATGCTTGA
- a CDS encoding O-acetylhomoserine (similar to Aspergillus terreus NIH2624 XP_001216609.1): MSGLSEKFETLQLHAGQEPDPTTKSRAVPIYATTSYTFNDSAHGARLFGLKEFGNIYSRIMNPTVDVFEKRIAALEGGAAALAAASGQGAQFIAINTLAHAGDNIVSTSNLYGGTYNQFKVFLPRLGIKTKFVDGDKPEDIAAAIDDKTKAVFLESIGNPRYNVPDLEAIAKVAHDAGVPLIVDNTFGAGGYFIRPIDHGADIVVHSATKWIGGHGTTIGGVIVDSGKFDWGKHSKRFPQFVEPAEGYHGLKFWEAFGSISFIIRARVEIMRDLGAALNPFAAQQLLLGTETLSLRAERHAQNALALARYLEKSPYVSWVSYPGLESHPYHETAKKYLKKGSGGVLSFGVKGGGAAGSQVVDGFKLISNLANVGDAKTLAIHPWTTTHEQLTDEEKASSGVTEDLIRISVGIEHIDDIIADFEQSFKAAEATTKA; encoded by the exons atgtctggtttgagCGAAAAGTTTGAGacgctgcagctgcatgcGGG CCAGGAGCCTGATCCGACTACCAAGTCGAGAGCTGTTCCTATCTACGCAACCACA AGCTACACCTTCAATGACTCGGCTCACGGGGCGAGGCTCTTTGGCCTCAAGGAGTTTGGCAACATCTACAGCCGTATCATGAAC CCCACCGTCGACGTCTTTGAAAAGCGCATCGCCGCTCTCGAAGGCGGTGCcgccgccctcgccgccgcGTCCGGCCAAGGCGCGCaattcatcgccatcaacaccctcgCCCATGCCGGCGACAACATCGTCTCAACGTCCAACCTCTACGGCGGCACGTACAACCAGTTCAAGGTGTTCCTGCCACGGCTcggcatcaagaccaagttcGTCGACGGCGACAAGCCCGAGGACATTGCCGCGGCCATcgacgacaagaccaaggccgtCTTCCTCGAGAGCATCGGCAACCCGCGCTACAACGTGCCCGACCTTGAGGCCATTGCCAAGGTCGCCCACGACGCGGGCGTCCCGCTCATCGTGGACAACACCTTTGGCGCTGGTGGCTACTTCATCCGCCCGATCGACCACGGCGCCGACATTGTCGTGCACTCTGCAACCAAGTGGATTGGTGGTCACGGCACCACCATTGGCGGCGTCATCGTCGACTCTGGTAAGTTCGACTGGGGAAAGCACTCGAAGCGGTTCCCGCAGTTTGTCGAGCCGGCGGAGGGGTACCACGGCCTCAAGTTCTGGGAGGCCTTTGGCagcatctccttcatcattAGGGCTCGTGTCGAGATCATGAGAGATCTGGGCGCCGCGCTGAACCCCTTTGCCGCGCAGCAGTTGCTGCTGGGGACGGAGACGCTGAGCCTGCGCGCCGAGAGGCATGCCCAGAATGCGCTTGCCCTGGCGCGCTATCTCGAGAAGAGCCCCTACGTCAGCTGGGTTAGCTATCCCGGCCTGGAGAGCCACCCCTACCATGAGACTGCTAAGAAGTATCTCAAGAAGGGGTCGGGTGGTGTGCTGAGCTTTGGTGTCAAGGGGGGCGGCGCGGCGGGCAGTCAGGTCGTGGATGGGTTTAAGCTGATTTCTAACCTGGCGAATGTCGGTGATGCCAAGACGTTGGCTATTCA TCCTTGGACGACTACCCATGAGCAGCTGACTGATGAGGAAAAGGCCAGCTCTGGCGTTACAGAG GATCTTATTCGTATCTCGGTCGGTATCGAGCATATTGATGACATTATTGCCGATTTTGAGCAGTCGTTTAAGGCTGCGGAGGCTACTACCAAGGCGTAG
- a CDS encoding membrane-associating domain-containing protein, with translation MGTPQSLNGSVNFLLAASIISILSILYLELAPRFAGRLGHPYAYLGVEGMNTVFYFAGFIALAVYVGNLTFCTGRICSAARADAVIAAGAFCAWIASTILTAKQMIVGGAVERRKAIEMREV, from the coding sequence ATGGGAACACCTCAATCCCTAAACGGCTCTGTAAATTTCCTTCTCGCGGCGTCAATCATCTCGATATTGTCGATTTTATACTTGGAGCTCGCACCACGGTTCGCGGGCCGGCTCGGGCACCCCTATGCATATCTTGGCGTGGAAGGAATGAACACGGTCTTCTACTTTGCCGGGTTCATTGCCCTCGCAGTCTACGTGGGCAACCTGACGTTTTGCACGGGCAGAATATGCAGCGCTGCTCGGGCCGACGCAGTTATTGCCGCGGGAGCATTTTGCGCGTGGATAGCATCAACCATCCTGACAGCAAAGCAAATGATTGTGGGAGGAGCCGTTGAAAGGCGGAAGGCGATCGAGATGCGTGAGGTTTGA
- a CDS encoding GTP-binding protein rab2 (similar to Metarhizium acridum CQMa 102 XP_007815775.1) yields the protein MASSPWDYIAKLVCIGDSGCGKSSLTIRLCEGRFSPHHDVTIGVEFGSRIVPVGPPHTKPSTFLPATSTSPQATPSTDGLPEPPRDTSKTPQKHMKLSLWDTAGQETYKSVTRSYFRGASGALLVFDLSRKQTFQHVTDWLNDLRQIAEPDIVVVLVGNKADLTQQEENKREVTRDEAEEWARRNGVLEYVETSAKSGENVEQAFMRVAERIFQNIQAGKYDLNDRRSGVKGPSAGGSRQVKLGGDGGKSAAGGCC from the coding sequence ATGGCCTCCTCGCCGTGGGACTACATAGCCAAGCTCGTCTGCATAGGCGACTCCGGCTGCGGCAAATCCAGCCTAACAATCCGCCTCTGCGAAGGCCGCTTCTCCCCCCATCACGACGTCACCATCGGCGTAGAATTCGGCTCCCGCATCGTCCCCGTCGGGCCACCGCACACGAAACCCTCAACCTTCCTCCCCGCCACGTCCACCTCCCCCCAAGCTACCCCCTCGACAGACGGCCTGCCCGAGCCCCCGCGGGACACTAGCAAAACCCCCCAGAAACACATGAAGCTCTCGCTCTGGGACACAGCCGGCCAAGAGACCTACAAGTCCGTCACCCGCTCCTACTTCCGCGGCGCGAGCGGCgccctcctcgtcttcgatCTCTCCCGCAAGCAGACCTTTCAGCATGTGACGGACTGGCTCAACGACCTGCGGCAGATTGCGGAGCCGGATATCgtggttgtgttggtggGCAATAAAGCTGATTTGACGCAGCAGGAGGAGAATAAGCGGGAGGTGACGAGGGACGAGGCGGAGGAGTGGGCGAGGCGGAACGGCGTGCTCGAGTATGTGGAGACGAGTGCAAAGAGCGGCGAGAATGTTGAGCAGGCGTTTATGAGGGTTGCGGAGAGGATATTTCAGAATATACAGGCTGGTAAGTACGATTTGAATGATAGGAGATCTGGGGTGAAGGGTCCGAGTGCTGGGGGGAGTCGTCAGGTCAAATTGGGCGGGGATGGGGGGaagtctgctgctggtgggTGTTGCTAA
- a CDS encoding RNA-binding protein (similar to Metarhizium acridum CQMa 102 XP_007815778.1): MEDYAPPSGPPPPKAPEVPAGWVARWNDQYKEWFYVNVYTKKSQWDKPTAPVFPVDENAPTDPPPGYEPGNGPAPTDTKKNPYDDPTAQNRHAGASSTQDEDAKLAAKLQAEEDARARGGPTPPAGYAAGGAADSYAQGGAGHSQSPFPSDLPPRDDARGKDRGFLGKLFGKGKNPQGGQGYGGYPQQQNYYQSPPPQQYGGYPQGPPMGQYGGGYGQPGYGGYPPQGGYGGGYGGYPQGGYQQQGRRPGGSGMGMGLAGGALGLGAGVLGGALIADAIHDHDQSEYNQGYQDGMDNDYDGGGGGDFDGGGDF; this comes from the exons ATGGAAGACTACGCACCGCCGTCTGGCCCGCCCCCGCCAAAAGCGCCAGAAGTTCCGGCCGGATGGGTCGCGCGCTGGAACGACCAGTACAAGGAGTG GTTCTATGTAAACGTGTACACCAAGAAATCGCAATGGGATAAACCCACCGCGCCGGTCTTCCCAGTCGACGAGAACGCCCCGACTGATCCGCCGCCGGGCTATGAACCCGGCAACGGGCCCGCGCCAACAGATACCAAGAAGAACCCCTATGATGACCCGACAGCCCAAAATCGACATGCTGGTGCGTCGTCGACACAGGACGAAGATGCCAAGCTAGCGGCAAAGTTGCaggccgaggaggatgcgAGGGCGCGCGGTGGTCCTACTCCCCCGGCTGGATATGCCGCTGGCGGTGCGGCGGATTCATATGCCCAGGGGGGAGCGGGACACTCGCAGAGCCCGTTTCCCTCGGACTTGCCTCCTAGAGACGATGCCCGGGGCAAAGACCGTGGTTTTCTAGGTAAATTGTTTGGAAAGGGGAAGAATCCGCAGGGTGGACAGGGCTACGGAGGATATCCCCAGCAGCAGAATTACTATCAGAGCCCGCCGCCCCAGCAGTACGGCGGATATCCCCAGGGGCCGCCTATGGGACAATATGGCGGAGGGTACGGACAGCCTGGATATGGAGGGTATCCTCCTCAGGGTGGTTATGGTGGTGGTTATGGCGGATATCCGCAGGGTGGTTACCAGCAGCAGGGACGGAGACCCGGTGGTAGTGGTATGGGCATGGGTCTCGCGGGTGGTGCGTTGGGTTTGGGcgctggtgttttgggcggTGCGCTGATTGCGGACGCTATTCACGATCATGATCAGTCAGAGTACAACCAGGGATACC AGGATGGCATGGACAATGATtatgatggcggtggtggtggtgattttgacggcggcggcgactTTTAG